The genome window ACCTGGTGCGGCCCGTGCCGGATGGTCAGCCCGGTCCTGGAGGAACTGGCCGGCGAGCGGGCGGGGGAGGTCAAGCTCGTGAAGGTGGATGTCGACCGGGCGCCCCGGGTGTCGTCCCGGTTCACCGTGCAGGCCGTCCCGACCCTGATGATCCTCGACCACGGGGAGGTGATCGCCCGGCAGGCCGGGGCGGCGCCGGTGGCCGTCCTGCGCCGCTGGTTCGACGACGCGATGCTGCAGCAGCGGCGCGCCAGGAAGAGCGTCGGCGCCGGCGCGGAGGGAGGGACGCCCCGTGACGATTCGTAGGGATCCCCACATCGTCTACATCCGCCCGGTGACCCCGCGCACGCCGGGCGCGTGCGAGGACTGCCTGGCGCTCGGCACGCCGTGGGTGCACCTGCGGCTGTGCCTCACCTGCGGCAAGGTGGGCTGTTGCGACGCCTCGCCGATGCGGCACGCGCGGGCGCATGCGGCGCACGACGGGCATCCCATCGTCCAATCGCACGAGCCCGGTGAGAGCTGGCGGTGGTGCTACATCGACGAGGACTACGTGTGATGACCGACCCTCGCTCGGAGCCGCCGGAGCAGGTTACGTCGGCGGAGACCCCGGACGCGCTCGGAGCGTACCCGCGGCTCACGCCGCCGCAGCTGCAGGCGCTGAGCGAGCACGGCGCCACCGTCCCCGTCTCGGAGGGTCAGGTGCTGGCACGGGCGGGCGAGCCGATCGGCTCGTTCTTCGCCGTGATCGAGGGCCGGGTCGGCGTCCAGGACACGGACCCGGACGGACAGGGAGCGCGAACCGAGGTGCACGGGCCCGGCCGCTTCGTCGGCGACATCGGGCTGCTGGAGGGCCAACCGTCGTTCGCGACCGTGACCGCGCTTCAGGCCGGCACGGTGCTCGCCGTGCCGATACCGGCGCTGGAGCGGATCGTAACCGGCGACCCGCTGCTCGGCGACATCATCCTGCGCGCGTACCTCATCCGGCGGTCGCTGGCGATCGGGGCCGGCGCCGGGCTCCGCATCGTGGGCTCACGGTTCTCGCCGGACACCCGCCGGCTGCTGGACTTCGCCGCGCGCAACCGGATTCCGCACCGGCTCCTCGACCTGGACGGCGATCCCGCGGCCGAGCTCATCGTCCGGCGACTGAGCCTGGACGTCGCCGACCTCCCGGTCGTCATCGTGGGCGGCACGCGGATCATGCGCAATCCGTCCGTCGCGGAGGTCTCGGAGGCGCTCGGCATCCGCCGAGCGCGGGCGCAACCGACCTGCGATCTCCTCGTCGTGGGCGCTGGGCCGGCGGGGCTGGCGGCGACAGTGTACGCCGCCTCCGATGGGCTGTCGGTCGTCCTCTGCGACTCCGTCGCCACCGGTGGCCAGGCGGCACAATCCGCCCGGATCGAGAACTATCTCGGGTTCCCGGCGGGGATCTCCGGCGCCGAGCTCGCCGAGCGCGCCCGCCTTCAAGCGGCCAAGTTCGGAGCCACGGTCGTCGCGCCCGCCTCCGCCGAGGAGCTCGACGCCACGGGGGGCGCGATCACGGTCCGCTTCTCGGACGGAACGACCGTGACCCCCCGGGCGGTCGTCGTGGCGTCCGGAATGGAGTACCGCCGGCTGGCGGCGAAGAACCTCGACCGGTTCGAGTACACGAGCGTCTACTACGCGGCGACCATCAACGAGGCGCGGGAGTGCGGGATCGACCCGGTGGTGGTGGTCGGCGGCGGAAACTCGGCCGGACAGGCCGCCGTCTTCCTCTCCGGAACCGCCTCGCACGTCCACCTCGTCGTACGCGGGGACGAGCTCGGCGCGGACATGTCGCGCTACCTGGTCGCCCAGGTCGAGGATCACCCCCGGATCACCGTGCACGTGCGATCCGAGGTCGTGGAGGCCGCCGGAGGATCCCGGCTCGAATCCGTGACCGTCGAGCACCGGCCCTCCGGCGCGCGCGAGGAACTCCCCACCGCGCACCTCTTCGTGTTCATCGGCGCGGTTCCCGCGACGGCGTGGCTCGGTCCCGGCCTCGAGCGGGACGAACGCGGGTATCTGCTGACCGGCCCGCGGCCGGGCGCCGCCGAACCCCTGGTCCAACCCTTCGAGACCTCGGCGCACGGCGTCTTCGCCGTGGGCGACGTGCGCAGTGGGTCGGTCAAGCGGATGTCGGCCGCGGTGGGAGAGGGGGCGAGCGTGGTGAAGATGGTGCACGACTACCTCGCCACCGGAGGCAGCAGGTCCTAGCGTCGCAGGGTCACCGAGGGCTGCTCCCCGAAAGCGTGCGCGTAGGCCGCGGCGAATCTGCCGAGGTGCAGGAAGCCCCAGCGTGTGGCGACGTCCGTGACGGTGACGGTGCCGGGCGTCGCCTCGGACAGTTCGTGCTGCACCTTCTCCAGCCGGAGCCGGCGGAGGTACCTCATCGGCGTCGTGCCCAGCGATCGCCGGAAGCCCTCCTGCAGGCTGCGGACGCTCATCGACACCTCGGCGGCCAGCTCGGCCACCGTCCAGGGTCGCCCCGGGTCGCTGCGCAGAAGCTCCGCGGCCCTCGAGACCGGGCGCGTGCCCGCCGTGGGCGACGGCGCGGCGAGTGCGGCCGTGTAGTTGTGCGGCTGCCCGAACAGGAGGCTGTGGAGCAGCGCCTGCTCCAATCGCTGTACCGCCAGCGGGTGGGCGAGCGCGCCGTTCGCCTGCGCCGCGGTGCGGTCGATCATGCGGAGGGCGAGGAGCATCGCCTGTCCTCCCGCGCTGCTCATGCTCAGGTCGGCTGCGAACTCGAGCGGGCGCACCGCGGGCTCGCCGAGCAGGTCCTCGAGCTCGCGCCGCACGTCGTCGCGCGGGAACATCAGCGAGAGCTGGGAGAAGCGCGGGCTGCAGTCGAAGCTCACCGGCCGCCCCGGCATGAAGACGCCGGCGGTGCGCGACGTCCCGTACACCGGGGTCCCGAGGCCGGCCTCCATGGTCGCCCGGCCGGTCATGGGAATGTCCACGTGGTAGTTGTCGGCTTCTGCGGTGTCGATGCGCACGGGTTCCCGGAACCGCATGTAGCCGCAGGTCGTCCGGCCGACGATCACCGCATTGAGGGTCAGACCGACGGTGCTCGACGCCCGGGCGGAGGGGAATTCGACGGGCAGGAACAGGCGCGAGAGCTCGTGCCGCGCCTCCTCGACACCCGGAGCGGATGTGATTCGGCCGCTGCCGAACATCTCGATCTCAGGGTGCACGGACAGATTGTACGTGCCCTAATAGTGTGTGCCCTCACGATCGGGTCGACGCGGACTGCGAGCTCCTTCAGGGTGCGGCGGTCGCCGGCGCTGAGGCTGCGCGAGGCGGACAGCGAGACGCGCGAACCGGATATCGACCTCGATTTCGGCCTGCCTAACGTGGAGGCGTCGACATGACTAGGGGTCGACGAACTGCGATGGCCCTCCCCTTCGGGTGGGGAGGGCCATCGCGCCCTGGGGCAACGTCACTGCGACCGCAGGTCGAGACGAGGCGGAAGCGAAATGCAACACGGAAATGCGCGGTCGGCGTTCGATGGCTGAGTCGGAGTTCCCGATGCGGTCGAGGTCGTGCCCGCGCTGCGGCTCGCGCGCCACCGTGGACAGCAATCCGTACTACGGGGTGGGGCTGGCGGTCCACAGCCATCTGTGGAGTTGCTCGCGGTGCGACTTCGTTGCATTCCTGCGGCTGCAGACGCCCTCCGGTGACGACCCGCCGACTGAGCAGTACCGACCGGCGACCCGGGGGTCGAGGCGAGGGGTGCTCGCCCGCCTGTTCCGGTTCTTCGGGCGGTGACGCGGGTGGAAGACTCCCGCTTCTGCGGCCGAGGCGAGTGGATCGCGGCGGTCGAGCGCGCTCTGTCGCGGCACGATGCGCAGCAGATCTTCGCGGCGAAGGCGATCGACCCCGAGACCGTGCTCGCGGTCGCGCGCTGCGAGGTGTCGATGGCATCGACCGCCGGCGTTTCGATGGTGAGCCATGCGCAGCTCGAGCAGCTGACCGGCTTCCCGCGCTATGTCGTCCTCCGCGCTCGCCTGGCCCTGATCGAGCTGGGACTGGAGGATCTCGCGGCAGCGCCCGGCGCGCCAGGGAACGTCCACCGGGAGCTGAGGCATCCCTGAGCCGCGATGCGTGAGTGCGCTCGCTCTCGCGGAAAGAAGCGTCACGCCCTGACGGACGACGCCGGCGGAGTCCACCCCAGGATCGGTGCGAGAGCGCCCGCCATATCCTCCAGGATCTGCCCGTAGTCGTCCGGGGTGAAGTCGAACGGCAGGGCGAAGGCGACCTCGTCGACCTCGGGGAAGGAGCGGGTCGACAGCAGCCGATCCGCGATCTGCTCGGATGTGCCGACCAGGTCTTCGGCGAACAGGAACCCGCGCGGACCGTGCGGGATGCCGACGCGTCCTCGCCGGGACTCCGCATACGCCAGGTAGCGTTCGCGCTGCTCGGCGGTCGCCGAATCGGTCGGGATCACCACGAGACCCTGTGACACCCGGGCCCGTTCGCCGTCGGGATGCCGCTCCCGGTACAGCCGGATCTGCTCGTACTACTCGGTGTCGAAGTCTGTCGAGTTCACCGACTGCACGACGCTGCTGGTCAGCAGGTGGAATCCGTTCTCCGCCGCCCAGGTCGTCGAGGCCGGGCTTGCCGCGCCGTACCAGAGCCGGTCGACGAGGCCGGGCGAGTGCGGTTCGATCCGCTCCGAGTACGCTTCGATCCCCTCCGTGCCCGAGAACGGGCTCACGCGGTCCCCGGCGAGATAGCGACGCAGGCGCACGAGCCGCTCGTAGCCGAACTGCTCGTGCTCGGCGGTGTCGGGGTAGAGCGCCGGAGCGATCTCGTCGAACCGTCCGGGAGGTCCGACCGAGAACCCGGGCTCGAGACGCCCTCCCGTGAGCACGTCGACCGTCGCGAGGTCTTCGGCGAGACGGAACGGGTTCTCGTAGCCGAGTGGGATGACGGCCGTGCCGAGGCGGATGCGATGGGTGCGCTGGGATGCCGCGGCGAGCACCGCCACGGGCGAGGAGATCCCGTACTGCAGGTGGCGGTCGCGCAGCCAGGCGCTGTCGAAACCGAGCCTCTCGGCGCGTTCGATGATCGCCAGGGTCGCCTCATGGCCGGCGCGCGGGTCGTCGCGGTCGAAGAGGCCGATCGTGAGGAAGCCCAGGGAGCGCAGCGGTCTGGTCACGCGATCACCGTAGCGGTGGGCGAACCGCCTGAGCGGACCGTCGCGTAACGCGTTGTCACGTCGTGGGTGACGTCATCCGGCGGACTCCGCCTTGCCTGCGCCGTCGCCCTCCTTGCCCGCTGCCTTGATGTCCGCCGCGGCGGCATTGTCGATGGCTTTCTCGACGATCCGGTCGGCCTTCTCCAGAGCCTGGCGGATCTTGACCTCGCCGGGGTTGGAGACGAGCGCGATGATGCCGGAGTGGCCCGGCTCGATCGCGTCCTCGAGTTCCTTCGCCAGCTCCTTCTTGTGGTGGCGCTCGCGCAGCTTGCCGATGATGCCGCCGCCCGCGCCGACCACCAGGGCGCTGCCGATGATCGAGGGTGGGAACAGCACACCCAGCACCGCGCCGCCGACTGCGCCCCAGGTGAGTCCCTCGCGGGTGCTGTGGTCCGTGGCCTTCTGCACTTCGAGTTTGCCGTCCGGGGTCCGTCGGACGACGACGACCCCGTCGATCTTGACCGTCGCGCCGTCCTCGGCCTTCTTCAGAGCTTCGTATGCCTCCAGCGCGATGTCGGTGTCCGCGAAGTCTGCGGCGAGCAGCGTGTAGGCGCCGTCGCTGATGCCCGCCGCCTGCACGGCGACGTCCGAGTCATCCGCGCCGGAGTCGTCGGCGGGAGTGGATGGTGTGTCGGTCATGTCCGGTCTCCTTCACGAGCGGTGTCTGCCGTTTCGGGCGAAAGTATAGGAGCGGGCATTGCCTGCGGCTATCCCGGTTTGCCTGGCAGTCTCCTGGGCCGCCCTCACGGATTCCGCGTGTGCGGCGTACCGTCTTCGCCGTCGACTGGCAATCAGGGTGGACTGGGCATCCGCTCGTCGACGCGATCATCGGCAGGGAAGGGAGAACGGTGGGCAGGCACACCGCGCGGACCGGCGGGCTCCGCCGGGTCGGCGATGTCATCGTCGCGCACCCGCTCCCGACCGGCGCCGTCGTGACCGCGGCATTGGTCACGGCGCTGGCCGTCACGGCGCTGGGAACGGCCGACCGGACGCCGGCGCCCGCACATCCGGACTCCTCCGGGTCCGGCGCCGCCCCCGTCGTCGCCCTGTCCGTTCCGAACGTGGTGGGCCTCTCGGAGTCCCGCGCCACGGATGCTTTGCGCGCCCGGGGGTTCTCGACGGAGTTCCGCACGGAGTCGGGGGAGCCCGCGTCCGGCGAGGTGGGCTCCGTCGTGATCCGGCAGTCCCCGGGCGCGGGAGCGTGGGCGGCGAAGGGGACGAGGATCGCCCTGACCGTCGCGCCGGCGGGATCGGGTGGCTCGACGCCGCCTCCGAACGCAGGCGGTTCGACAGGATCGGGAGCCGTCCCGGCGCCGGCCGGGCCGGGCAGCACGTCCGCGACGGGCGCGGCCGAGGGCGGCGCCGGAGTCGGAAACGCGGGCGCTTCCCGCAGTGGCGGCGCGGCGCCCGCTCCCGTCCCGCCGGTTCCCGCGCCCGCGCCGCCGGCGCCCGCTCCACAGCCTCCGACGGCCCCGGCGCCGGCCCCGGCGGTCACCCCTCCGCCGGCCGTCCCGGCGCCGCCCGGGCCCTCCCTGCCGCTTCCGCCGCTTCCGGGATCACCGCTCGGTGTCGTCGGCGGCCTCCTCCGTTCCGTCGTCTAGGGCGGCCGCCCGCCTGTCGAGCCACGCCTGACGGGCGGACCTGCGACGCCTCGCTAGGCTGTGGCTCGCACTGCTTCGTTCGGGGGGAATCGATATGACGACGCGCGTCTGGATCGTGATCGGGGCGTTCGCCTCAGCGCTGTGCCTGGGGCTGGCCGCCACCGTGGTGGTGATGTTCTTCGGCGCCCGCGAGGCCTCGCAGCCGTCGGCGATCGTCTCGGCCTACTTGTCGCAGGTGGAGCGCGGTCATATCTCCGCGGCGCTGCGGATGGAGGGCCGCGCCGCGGACCCGGCGGAGGTGCTGCTCACCGACACGGCGTACCGCCACGCGACGGACCGGATGACCGGGTTCGACATCCTCGGCACGCGCACGGTCGGGGCCGGCGCGACGGTCGAGGCGCGCATCCAGCAGAAGAGCGGTTCGTCCACGGCGACCTTCGAGCTGAGCAGGACGGTCACCCCGCTCAGTCCGCTGGGGCTGGACACGTGGAGGCTTCGGCCGGTGGAGCTGACGACGGTGGAGATCACGGTGGGCGCGCCCGGCCGCATCGCTGCGACCCTCGCCGGGGTCCCGCTCGGGTGGAAAGGCGCGGTGCAGCACATCCACGCGTTCCCCGGCGACTATGCGTTCGCCCTCACGTCGCAGTCGCCGTGGTTCACCGTGCCGGATGCCGCGGTCTCCGTCGCCGGTTTCGGCCACTCCGACCGGTTCCAGGTCCCCGCGACGCTGACGGCGAAGGGCAGGGACGCCGCGATCGCCGCCGCCGACGCCTGGCTGGACCAGTGCGCGGCCGTACCCGACTTCCATCCGGTCCGATGCTCCTTCGGGCTGACCTCCGGTCCCGACGCGGGCGAGGTCTGGGCGAACCAGTCCTGGAAGGTGCAGTCGCGCCCGACGCTCGCGATCGGCGACTGGGACTTCGGCTGCCGGACGCCCACCACGGCGGGCGTGAGCGCCGGCGGGTGCTGGCCGGTGACGACGACCGCGCCCGGAGAGGTCACGTTCCACGCCGACTACTCGATTCCGGCGACCGGCGAGACGGGCGATGTCACGTCCACGGGTCCGATCGAAGCGGACGTCACGGGGTGGATCAGCTCGTTCACCGACTCCGGAGCGCTGTTCGGCTCCGTGGACTGGACGGACTAGAGCAGTCGGCTCCGCAGCGCCGCATGGCGTGAGCGGAGCCCGTCGATGAGGGCGCGGAGCCCGAGCTCGAAGGCGGCGTCCGCGGGCTCCGCGCCGTCCAGGGCGGCGGCGCGGGCGGCATACGCCGAGGCGAATGCGGGGACCTCGTGCTCGGCGCCGGCCGGGTCGAACATGTCGCCGGGGGCGACCGCGTCGAGGGCCGAGCCGAGGATGAACGACTCGATCGCGACGATCGCCGAGAGCACCTCCGCCTCCGGCCAGCCGGCCCGGACCATCGCCGCCACGACGGTGTCGTACATGTGCATCGTCCGCAGCGCCCCGGTGAGCGGAAGGGTGGCCAGGAGGGCGATCGTCGGCGGATGCGTCGCGAACGCCCGCCGGTACGAGCGCGCCCACTGCAGCATCGCCACGTCCCACTGCTCGGTCGCGAAGGCGCTCACGTCGATGCGGTCGGAGACGAGCTCGCGGACGCTCGCGATCACGTCCTCCTTGCCCTCGACGTGGTTGTAGATGGCGCTGGGCCGCACGCGGAGCGCCTGGGCGAGTCGCACCATGGTGAAGCCCTCGGCGCCGGACTCGTCGAGCAGTCGCAGCGCCGCGTGCGCGATCAGGTCGCGGGTCAGTACGGCCTTCCTCGGTCGCCCGGCGCGCCGGGCCGGCGAGGCGATTTCGGCCATGCTCTTCCTTTCGGGCACGATCACAGCCTAATATCGCTCCAAACAAAAGAACGTCGTTCATTTATTCACGGCGTTCGGTCTGCAGCGATGGAGGTGTGCATGACCACGACCGTGTTCATGGGCGGGACGATCCTGGGCGGTTACCGCCCGGACGCCGAGACGAGCGATGCCTTGGCGGTGCGCGACGGACGCGTGGTCGCCGTCGGGTCCGAGGCGCTGGCGCTCGACGGACCCGGCGTCGAGACCGTCGACCTCGCCGGGGGAGTGCTGGCGCCGGCGTTCGGCGACGGTCACGCCCACCCGCTGCAGGCCGGTCTCGAGAAGCTCGGCCCGCAGGTGCGCTCGTGCGGCTCCGTCGAGGAGATCGTCGCCTGCGTCGCGGACTGGGCGCAGGCGCACCCCGAGCAGGAGTGGATCTACGGCGGCAGCTACGACGCCACGCTCGCCCCGGACGGGATGTTCGACGCGCGCTGGCTCGACGCGGTCGTGCCCGACCGGCCGGTGGTGCTGCGGGCCTGGGACTACCACACGGTCTGGGTGAACTCCGAGGCCCTGCGCCGCGCCGGGATCGACGCGAGCACCCCGGAGCCCGCGCTGGGCCGCATCCCGCGCCGACCGGACGGGTCGCCGCTCGGCATCCTCCAGGAGCCCGGCGCCGTCGACCTGCTGCTCGCCGCCGAGCCGGGACGCACGCACGAGGAGCGGGTCGAAGCGCTGCGCCTCGCGACGGCCGCCTACGCCGAGCTCGGCGTCGCCTGGGTGCAGGACGCCTGGGTCGAGCCGGCCGAGGTGGAGGCGTACCTGGAGGCGTCCCGCCGCGGCCTCCTCTCGACCCGCGTCAACCTGGCCCTGCGCGCCGACCCCCTCACCTGGCGCGAGCAGGTCGAGGGCTTCGTGGAGTCGCGCCGCCGCGTCGACGAGCTGGGCGACCCGCTGCTGACGGCCGGCACCGTGAAGGTCTTCGTGGACGGCGTGGTCGAGAACCACACGGCCGCGATGCTCGACGACTACGTCGACACCCCCGGCGACCGCGGCCTTCCCAACTGGGCGGCCGACGAGCTCGCCGCCGCGGCCGTCGCCTTCGACGGCCTCGGCTTCCAGCTGCACCTGCACGCGATCGGCGACTCCGCGGCCCGCACGGCCCTCGACGTCTTCGAGACGGTCGAGCGGACGAACGGCCCGCGCGACCGCCGGCCGGTCATCGCGCACGTCCAGGTCGTCGACCCCGTCGACCTGCCGCGCTTCGGGCGGCTGGGCGTGATCGCCAACTTCGAGCCGCTGTGGGCCCAGCTCGACCCGATGATGCTGGCGCTGACCATCCCGCGCCTCGGCCCGGACCGGGAGCGGCTGCAGTACCCGATCCGCACCCTGCACGGCTCGGCGCGGATCTCGTTCGGGAGCGACTGGCCGGTCAGCAGCGCCGACTGGCGCCCCGGCGTGGCCACCGCGGTCACGCGGCAGACCGAGCAGCGCGTGCCCGAGGCCGGCTGGACCCCGGCCGAACGCATCACCCTCACCGACGCGCTGGAGGCCTACTCCTCCGGTGTCGCCGTGCAGGCCTTCGCCGACGCCACCCGCACCGGCATCCGCCCCGGCGCCGAGACCGATCTGGTCTGGCTCGACGGCGACCCCCGCACCGTGGACCCGCACGAACTGCGCTCCGTCCGCGTGCTGGGCACCTGGGTCGCCGGCATCCGCCGCGGCCTCCCCGCTCCCACCCCTGTACGGAGCTGATACCCGCCCCCGCGGCGACCATTCATCCCCTGTCACGACCCTCCAGAGAGGCGCCACCCGCATGACAACGACCGACCTCCCCGCCCAGCCGCGCCTGAAGCGCGCGCTGGGACCGACCGCACTGATCCTGTTCGGGCTCACCTACCTCGCCCCGGTGACCGTCTTCACGACCTACGGCATCGTCACCGAGACGACGGACAACCACCTGCCGTCGGCGTACCTGGTCGCGCTGATCGCGATGCTGTTCACGGCACTGAGCTACGGCGCGATGGCGCGCGCGTTCCCGGTGTCGGGCTCCGCATACACGTACACGCAGCAGTCCTTCGGCGGTCACATCGGGTTCCTCACCGGGTGGACGCTCATGCTCGACTACCTGTTCCTGCCGATGATCAACTTCCTGCTGATCGGCATCTACCTCAACACGCAGTTCCCCGACATCCCGCAGTGGGTGTTCGCGCTCGCGTCGCTGCTGCTGGTGCTGCTGTTCAACGTGCTCGGCATCACCCTGGTGAACAAGCTGAACATCGCGATCGTCGCGCTCTCCCTCATCCTCGTCGTCGTGTTCGCCGTGCTCTGCATCAAGGAGCTCGCGACCAACCCGTCGTCGCAGACGCCGAGCCTGATCGAGCCGTTCCTGCCCGGCAAGGGCGGACTGGGGCCGGTCTTCGCCGGCGCCGCCGTGCTCGCCCTGTCGTTCCTCGGCTTCGACGCGGTGTCGACCCTCTCCGAGGAGGCCAAGAACCCCCGCCGCGACATCCCCCGTGCGATCGTCCTCACCACCCTCATCGGCGGCGCCATCTTCATCGTCGTGTCGTGGCTGGGTGCCCTGGTCTACCCCGACTGGCGCGCCTTCGCCCACGTGGACTCCGCGGGCGTCGACCTGATGGCGAAGGTCGGAGGCACGTTCCTCACGTCGTTCTTCGTCGCCGTCTACGTCGTCGGGGCGTTCGGCTCGGGCATGACCACGCAGGTGAGCGTCTCGCGGATCATCTACTCGATGGGGCGCGACGGCGTCCTCCCGAAGGTGTTCGCACGGTTGCACCCGCGCTTCCAGACACCGTGGTTCGCCGCGCTGATCGTGTCGGTCGTGTCGCTGCTCGCGCTCGTCCTCACGCTCGACCAGGCCGCGACGATGATCTCGTTCGGCGCGCTCGTCGCCTTCTCGATGGTGAACCTGTCCGTGATCCGCCACCACCTGTTCCCGAAGGGCGGGCGCGGGCGGCCGAGCACCGGCGAATGGCTGCGCTACGGCCTGCTCCCCGCGATCGGGTTCGTCCTGACCGTCTGGCTGTGGACCTCGCTGACGGCGACGACGTTCATCGTCGGCCTCTCCTGGATCCTCGTCGGCGTCGTCTACCTCGCCGTGCTGACCCGCGGCTTCCGCCGCCGGCCGCCGATGATGGACTTCTCCGAGAAGGAGGAGCTCGAGGAGGAGGCGCTCGCCGCCGAAGCGTGAGGTGCGCGGCGCCGGCCGGTACGGTCGGCGCCGCGGCCGCGTTCGGGGCGCCGCCTACCCCGCGACCACCACCCGCGTGCCCTGCCCCACCGCGCCCTCCAGTGTCGCGGTGCCGGAGCCGGGTGTCGTGACGACGATGTCGAAGTCGTGCAGGGAGGCGATCTGGAAGGCGCCGTCGCCGGGGAACTTGAGCGAGGTCGCCACCAGGATGGTGCGGTCGGCCGCCCGGCACATCCGGTGCTTGATCGTGGCCTCCTGGTTGAGGTCGGTCACCACCGAGCCGTCCGGGCGCACGCCGCCGCTGCTGATGACCGCGACGTCCGCGTGGATCAGCGCCAGCATCTGCTCGGTGAGCGGACCGGACACGGTTCCCGGCTTCGAGCCGACGGCGCCGCCGAGCAGGATGAGGGTGCACACCGGGTCGTCGCCGAGCACCCGCAGGATCCACAGGTTGTTGGTGACGATGGTCACCGGCCGGTCGCGGAGGTGCCGGGCGACCGCGAGCGTGGTGTGGCCGATGTCGAGCAGCACGACGTCGCCGTCCCGGATGAGGTCGGCGGTCGCCGCGGCGATGGCCCGCTTCTCGCCGGCGTCGGCGTCCAGGTCCTCCAGGTCGTCGTGCCCGGCCTCGGGGAGGGTGGCCCCGCCGTGCACGCGGCGCACGCTGCCGGAGAGCTCGAGGCGCTCCAGGTCGCGGCGGACGGTCGTCCCGCTGACGTCGAGCAGTGCGGACAGCTCCTCGACCGTCGCGCTCCCGGCCGTGCGGATGCGCTCGACGATGGCCGTCTCGCGTTGATGCGTCAGCATGCGCTCTCCTCTCAGATCTGAGCGACTACAGCGTTACTGTGCTCATTTTCGCTCATATGAACACCGAATGAACAGCTTTGGGCGCTCATTTGAAACCTCGGCTCCGAGTATCGCCAAGAACGCGCAGCTCGAATAGCGTGAAACCGCCGGCCTCCGGACGGGGAGCCGGCGACTCCCACTCCCTTCCTCCCACTCAGGAGCGCCCTCGTGAAAACCTCCCGCCTGCTCGCCTCCCTCGCGGTCGTCACGGCCGCGGGCCTCGCTCTGGCCGGCTGCGCCCAGAGCAGCTCTGCCGCGTCGTCCTCCGACGGCGCGGACAAGAAACTCACCGTCTTCCTCAGCGCGGACACCAACATCCAGGACCTCTGGCAGAAGACCCTCATCCCCGCCTTCGAGAAGGCCAACCCGGGCTACACGGTGTCGGTCGACTTCGACCTGCACGGCCTCCACGACCAGCAGACCGTGGCGAAGCTCACCGCGGCCACCCTCCAGAAGAAGGACCCGGGCTACGACCTCGTCGACGCCGGGTTCGTCGCCCAGATCGCCGCGTCCGGCCTGCTGACGAAGGTCAGCAGCACGACCGTCCCCGGCCTGGCCGACGTCCCGAAGAACCTCGTCGCCGCCGGCGGCAACGGCGGCATCCCGTACCGCGGGTCGAGCGTCGTGCTCGCGTACGACACGAAGACGGTGCCCACCCCGCCGAAGACCCTCGACGACCTGCTCGCCTGGATCAAGGCGCACCCCGGCAAGTTCACCTACAACTCGCCCAGCACCGGAGGCAGTGGAGCGGCGTTCGTCTCCACCGTGCTCGACCAGAACCTCTCCGACGCCGACCGCGCCAAGCTGGTCACGGGCACCGACCCGAGCGCGGAGGCCGGATGGGACAAGGGCTTCGCCACCCTGGCCTCCCTCAACCCGTCCGTGTACCAGAACGGCGTCTACCCGAACGGCAACAACCAGGTCCTCGACCTGCTCTCCAGCGGCCAGATCTCGGTGGCCCCGGTCTGGAGCGACCAGTTCATCACCGGCCGTAAGAACGGGCAGATCCCGGCGAACATCGCCTACACGCAGATCTCCGACCCGTCGCTGACCGGCGGCGCGAGCTACCTCGGCATC of Leifsonia shinshuensis contains these proteins:
- the trxA gene encoding thioredoxin, translated to MSAIGQARIIRCPNCGRKNRVPAAAGGRPRCANCHKPLPWIADALDDTFAEIAEKADLPVIVDMWATWCGPCRMVSPVLEELAGERAGEVKLVKVDVDRAPRVSSRFTVQAVPTLMILDHGEVIARQAGAAPVAVLRRWFDDAMLQQRRARKSVGAGAEGGTPRDDS
- a CDS encoding UBP-type zinc finger domain-containing protein; amino-acid sequence: MTIRRDPHIVYIRPVTPRTPGACEDCLALGTPWVHLRLCLTCGKVGCCDASPMRHARAHAAHDGHPIVQSHEPGESWRWCYIDEDYV
- a CDS encoding FAD-dependent oxidoreductase, which produces MTDPRSEPPEQVTSAETPDALGAYPRLTPPQLQALSEHGATVPVSEGQVLARAGEPIGSFFAVIEGRVGVQDTDPDGQGARTEVHGPGRFVGDIGLLEGQPSFATVTALQAGTVLAVPIPALERIVTGDPLLGDIILRAYLIRRSLAIGAGAGLRIVGSRFSPDTRRLLDFAARNRIPHRLLDLDGDPAAELIVRRLSLDVADLPVVIVGGTRIMRNPSVAEVSEALGIRRARAQPTCDLLVVGAGPAGLAATVYAASDGLSVVLCDSVATGGQAAQSARIENYLGFPAGISGAELAERARLQAAKFGATVVAPASAEELDATGGAITVRFSDGTTVTPRAVVVASGMEYRRLAAKNLDRFEYTSVYYAATINEARECGIDPVVVVGGGNSAGQAAVFLSGTASHVHLVVRGDELGADMSRYLVAQVEDHPRITVHVRSEVVEAAGGSRLESVTVEHRPSGAREELPTAHLFVFIGAVPATAWLGPGLERDERGYLLTGPRPGAAEPLVQPFETSAHGVFAVGDVRSGSVKRMSAAVGEGASVVKMVHDYLATGGSRS
- a CDS encoding helix-turn-helix domain-containing protein, whose product is MHPEIEMFGSGRITSAPGVEEARHELSRLFLPVEFPSARASSTVGLTLNAVIVGRTTCGYMRFREPVRIDTAEADNYHVDIPMTGRATMEAGLGTPVYGTSRTAGVFMPGRPVSFDCSPRFSQLSLMFPRDDVRRELEDLLGEPAVRPLEFAADLSMSSAGGQAMLLALRMIDRTAAQANGALAHPLAVQRLEQALLHSLLFGQPHNYTAALAAPSPTAGTRPVSRAAELLRSDPGRPWTVAELAAEVSMSVRSLQEGFRRSLGTTPMRYLRRLRLEKVQHELSEATPGTVTVTDVATRWGFLHLGRFAAAYAHAFGEQPSVTLRR
- a CDS encoding DUF1269 domain-containing protein; the protein is MTDTPSTPADDSGADDSDVAVQAAGISDGAYTLLAADFADTDIALEAYEALKKAEDGATVKIDGVVVVRRTPDGKLEVQKATDHSTREGLTWGAVGGAVLGVLFPPSIIGSALVVGAGGGIIGKLRERHHKKELAKELEDAIEPGHSGIIALVSNPGEVKIRQALEKADRIVEKAIDNAAAADIKAAGKEGDGAGKAESAG
- a CDS encoding PASTA domain-containing protein, which codes for MGRHTARTGGLRRVGDVIVAHPLPTGAVVTAALVTALAVTALGTADRTPAPAHPDSSGSGAAPVVALSVPNVVGLSESRATDALRARGFSTEFRTESGEPASGEVGSVVIRQSPGAGAWAAKGTRIALTVAPAGSGGSTPPPNAGGSTGSGAVPAPAGPGSTSATGAAEGGAGVGNAGASRSGGAAPAPVPPVPAPAPPAPAPQPPTAPAPAPAVTPPPAVPAPPGPSLPLPPLPGSPLGVVGGLLRSVV
- a CDS encoding TetR/AcrR family transcriptional regulator C-terminal domain-containing protein, with amino-acid sequence MAEIASPARRAGRPRKAVLTRDLIAHAALRLLDESGAEGFTMVRLAQALRVRPSAIYNHVEGKEDVIASVRELVSDRIDVSAFATEQWDVAMLQWARSYRRAFATHPPTIALLATLPLTGALRTMHMYDTVVAAMVRAGWPEAEVLSAIVAIESFILGSALDAVAPGDMFDPAGAEHEVPAFASAYAARAAALDGAEPADAAFELGLRALIDGLRSRHAALRSRLL